From a single Lolium rigidum isolate FL_2022 chromosome 7, APGP_CSIRO_Lrig_0.1, whole genome shotgun sequence genomic region:
- the LOC124675481 gene encoding peroxidase 2-like, with the protein MASEKLAALALLLALFGCVAHTCQASYGYPYPLSAPAKSTPLAAPALSYAYYYKTCKGAEKIVRDVVQAEIKRNRGIGAGLIRLFFHDCFVQGCDASVLLDKTQSNEQTEKFGLPNIGSLRGFEVIDKIKTKLEAKCKGVVSCADIVAYAGRDATYFLSNKKVYFEMPAGRYDGRISSANETLFNLPPPFVNVTVLEAMFAAKGLSLDEMVTLSGAHTVGISHCSSFGDRLTRNASDPMAMNSRFAQSVTRKCRSSSSTVDQDIYTPNTLDNRYYKNVLNHEVLFTSDATLESSKTNYLVKQNLKPYVWETKFKKAMRKMGSIEVKTSVNGEIRKNCRLIN; encoded by the exons ATGGCTAGTGAAAAGCTTGCCGCCTTGGCTCTGCTACTAGCATTGTTTGGCTGCGTTGCCCACACATGCCAAGCGAGCTACGGGTATCCCTACCCGTTGTCGGCACCAGCAAAGAGTACTCCTCTTGCTGCCCCGGCGCTTAGCTACGCTTACTACTACAAGACTTGCAAAGGAGCAGAGAAGATCGTGAGGGACGTTGTGCAGGCGGAGATTAAACGCAACCGCGGCATCGGCGCTGGGCTCATCCGTCTCTTCTTCCACGACTGCTTTGTCCAG GGTTGCGATGCATCGGTTCTCCTTGACAAGACCCAGTCCAATGAACAGACGGAGAAGTTCGGCCTCCCTAATATAGGCAGCCTTCGCGGGTTCGAAGTGATCGACAAGATCAAGACTAAGCTCGAGGCCAAGTGCAAGGGTGTTGTCTCTTGCGCGGACATTGTTGCCTATGCTGGACGTGATGCCACCTACTTCCTCAGCAATAAGAAGGTATACTTTGAAATGCCCGCCGGCCGCTATGACGGACGCATCTCTTCTGCGAACGAGACCCTCTTCAACCTACCCCCTCCTTTCGTCAACGTCACGGTGCTCGAGGCTATGTTTGCAGCCAAGGGGCTCAGCCTCGACGAGATGGTCACCCTATCTGGTGCGCACACTGTCGGGATCTCCCACTGCTCGTCCTTCGGTGACCGTCTCACGCGCAACGCATCAGACCCAATGGCTATGAACTCTAGGTTTGCACAATCGGTGACAAGGAAGTGCAGGAGCAGTAGCTCTACGGTGGATCAGGACATTTATACCCCTAATACACTGGACAACCGATACTACAAGAACGTTCTCAACCATGAAGTGTTGTTCACATCTGATGCCACGCTCGAGTCGTCCAAGACAAACTATTTGGTGAAACAAAATTTGAAGCCGTATGTCTGGGAGACAAAGTTCAAGAAAGCCATGAGGAAGATGGGCAGCATCGAGGTGAAGACCAGCGTGAATGGGGAGATCAGAAAGAACTGTCGCCTTATCAACTAG